One window of bacterium genomic DNA carries:
- a CDS encoding type II secretion system GspH family protein gives MRNFHFSGALADSTFCYPLFRIDNKKWRCKMRRKGFTLIELLVVVAIIAILAAMLLPALSQARERARQAVCMNNLKQIGLALVMYADDNEGRIPFPYMGNTPSYYQRWYWTLRALGYVPAKKSDPNDPVVWFCPSARLGGCYGLNGSYQGFSSNPVALSAHYNMKRWINPDKKVLVADSCGWMTVGYWDTWYWDGPFTISESSLNSRHSGGANILWASMHVTWLSKQQKPHGTYDPGSWRLAQ, from the coding sequence ATGAGAAACTTCCACTTCTCAGGGGCACTGGCAGACAGTACTTTCTGTTATCCCCTGTTTAGAATAGATAACAAAAAATGGAGGTGTAAGATGAGAAGGAAGGGATTTACGCTTATAGAATTATTGGTAGTGGTAGCAATCATTGCGATACTTGCTGCGATGTTGCTACCGGCACTTTCTCAGGCGAGGGAAAGGGCAAGGCAGGCGGTATGTATGAACAACCTTAAGCAGATTGGACTTGCACTGGTAATGTATGCTGATGATAACGAAGGAAGAATTCCGTTTCCGTACATGGGGAATACACCATCTTATTACCAGAGATGGTACTGGACACTTAGGGCACTCGGATATGTGCCTGCTAAAAAGAGTGACCCTAACGACCCTGTGGTGTGGTTCTGTCCATCAGCACGGCTTGGTGGGTGTTATGGGTTGAATGGTAGTTATCAAGGTTTTTCGAGTAATCCAGTAGCACTGAGTGCCCACTACAATATGAAAAGATGGATTAATCCTGACAAAAAAGTGCTTGTTGCAGATTCTTGCGGGTGGATGACTGTAGGATATTGGGATACCTGGTACTGGGATGGACCTTTTACTATCTCTGAGAGTTCTTTAAATTCCAGGCATAGTGGTGGTGCGAACATTCTCTGGGCTTCTATGCATGTAACCTGGCTATCCAAACAGCAGAAGCCCCATGGTACATATGACCCAGGGTCATGGCGGTTAGCTCAGTAG
- a CDS encoding LacI family transcriptional regulator has translation MKETVEKVKRVGIREVAKKAGVSIKTVSNVINNFPYVSEETRKKVWAAVEELGYSPVIEGRRLASLKRGNNLRTGNIGCLIFPTYNKYSEPFFAELLEEIDRVLLEFNLHRYFFHTLEDIRDPSLFIKMINPNVIDGCVFLGVGERWREDVINMYKKIENVVMFIDFIMSDDIASFYPDFFAGGFIATQYLISAGHKKIGCITSFLEDMPLHYSHSSGYRKALEEVGIRYNEGLVEEGMYSIEGAYEATKRLVERNPDMTAIFVVSDPMAIGVYKALGEMGRRIPEDISVVGFDNIRIGEHLHPGLTTIGVDKYDMVKAGIKVLIDEIETGKKTGMKVAFPVSLVERGSVRRL, from the coding sequence ATGAAAGAAACAGTAGAAAAGGTAAAAAGGGTAGGAATTAGAGAAGTTGCAAAGAAGGCAGGTGTAAGTATTAAAACGGTCTCCAATGTTATCAATAATTTCCCTTATGTAAGTGAAGAGACGCGGAAGAAGGTATGGGCTGCAGTAGAAGAGTTAGGATACTCTCCTGTAATAGAAGGTAGACGGCTTGCATCTTTGAAGAGAGGAAACAATTTAAGGACAGGGAATATCGGATGTCTTATCTTTCCCACCTACAACAAATATTCAGAACCATTTTTTGCAGAACTGCTTGAAGAGATAGACAGGGTCTTGCTGGAATTCAATCTCCACAGATATTTCTTTCATACACTTGAAGACATAAGAGACCCATCACTATTTATCAAGATGATAAACCCAAATGTAATAGATGGATGTGTTTTTCTTGGGGTGGGAGAGAGATGGAGAGAAGACGTTATAAATATGTATAAAAAAATAGAGAATGTTGTTATGTTTATAGATTTTATAATGTCTGATGATATTGCTTCTTTTTACCCTGACTTTTTCGCTGGTGGTTTTATAGCAACCCAATACTTAATATCAGCAGGACACAAAAAGATAGGATGTATCACCAGTTTTTTAGAGGATATGCCTTTACATTATTCTCATTCTTCAGGTTACAGAAAGGCACTTGAGGAGGTAGGTATTAGGTATAATGAGGGGCTTGTTGAAGAGGGTATGTATAGTATAGAGGGTGCCTATGAAGCGACGAAGCGGTTGGTGGAGAGAAACCCTGATATGACAGCGATATTTGTAGTATCAGACCCTATGGCGATAGGTGTATATAAGGCATTAGGAGAGATGGGCAGAAGGATACCTGAAGATATATCAGTGGTAGGGTTTGATAACATAAGGATAGGTGAACACCTGCATCCTGGGTTAACTACGATAGGGGTTGACAAGTATGATATGGTAAAGGCAGGGATAAAAGTATTGATAGACGAGATAGAGACGGGTAAGAAGACAGGTATGAAGGTAGCGTTTCCTGTTTCTTTGGTAGAGAGAGGTTCTGTAAGGAGGTTATAA